Genomic window (Vibrio gallicus):
ACTTCCAAATGCAGTAGATTCATTAAAGACCACACTTGCTCACTAGCTTGAAAAGGTAGCACCGTTTGTCCGATAGAGACGATATCTCGCCATTTAGGCACGTTATCTAACAATACCCATGCCATTTTCCAGCGCGTTTGTTGAGGGTGAAGTTCGAAACGAAATGGCATCTTAGCCGGTAGTAATATCAACGAATATGGAAGTAGCTCAATCACACTGTTAGCCGTGGTCAGCAGGCCGCCACCTTCAAGGGTCATCAACAAGGTGTGAACGCCAACGCCCTCTCGTTCAACCTCGTAGCCATTTTCAAGCTCTGCCAATCCAGCCATAAAATAACCGCTTTCAGCTAATTCAGGAATGTCAGAGGTGGTTAAAAAGCGCTCTTTACACTCTTCACTCAAAAATACGCGATCCCGCCACTGTGATTTTGGCTCATATTGACTTATGACAGATTTGCACAGTTTTTTGCTCAATTGAAATATACCATCTAACCCGGTTGATGAATAAGATACGCCTTGTTATATCAACAGGCAACCAAGATGAACCTCCACTTTTCAAAAGCGACTCAACACGCCATCCCTAATGGATTCATGGGCAAAGTAACCCGTTTAGCCGTACCCGTTGCTATCCAAAGTGCACTGGTTGCTATTTTGCAGCTCGCTGACGTGCTTATGGTTAGCGATTTTGGTAAAGAAGCGACCGCCTCAGTTGGTATTGCCACAAAATGGCACTTTGTGATTATCATGATCTCCGCTGGTATCGCCAGCGCCAACGGTATTTTAGTGGCTCAGTACTGGGGAAAAAAAGACACAGATTCAGCTAAAACTGTCACATACCTAGCCTTAAAATACGGTGCGTATTTGATGCTTCCACTCACGCTACTTATTGTATTGGGTTCCGATACAATCATGTTGCTACAGACCTCAGATACTGAGGTTATCCGTCTTGGTTCTACCTATATCTGGTATAGCATTCCAGTACTCATGCTTACCCATTGCGTTGTGATTGCCGAATCAAGCTTGCGCAGTTCAGGCAACGCTATGTTACCGCTTATACTTGGTGGCGCGACCGCGTTAATTAATATTTGCCTTAATTTTTGGCTCATAAAGGGCGGGTTAGGTATTGAGCCTATGGGGGTTGCAGGAGCAGCTCTTGCCACGACAATAGCCAGACTGTTCCAAGTATTAGCCATTGCGGTAGCGCTATATAAGATGAAGCACTGGACCCTAAGTGCAAACTTTTTGCCCAACCCGCAACGTTTAACTCGCTCATTTGCAAAACTGGCGGTGCCATCCACAGCTAATACCATCATCTGGGCCTTTGGCACCCTAACCTATCAAGTCATATTTGGGCATATGGGCACCACAGAGTTGGCTGTCTTTAGTATGATGGGGCCGTTTGAAGGCCTGTGTTATTCCGCGTTTTTTGGTATCGCAGTTGCGTGCTCGGTTCTTGTTGGTCAATCCTTAGGCGATGACCAGTTCGCACAGGCAGAATCAATGGCAAACTGGTTCATTAAGACTATTTTTATCTGCTCGGTGGCCCTTGCCATTATCCTATTGATATTTAAACAACACGTCTTGAGCGCACTACATCTTACTAGCGATGAACTCTATCCTTTAGCCTCTCCCGCAATGGCGATATTCGCCATTTTATTAGCGGTTAGAATGACTAACATGCTGATCATTATTGGGATTTTAAGAGCCGGCGGCGAAAATACATTTTGTCTACGTATGGACTTCATTGCCATGTGGTTAGTGGGTATTCCTTTCCTTGCGATTGGCGCATTTCTACTTAATTTACCCTTTGAATACGTCTACGGCCTGATGCTAACAGAGGAAATAGTTAAGTTTGGCCTCTGTTTTACGCGCTTTCTCAAGCGCAAATGGGTGAAAAACCTGACATTAACACCCGCCTAGATTGAGGGGATATCCGCTGTTAATGTCAAAAGATTGCGAAATTTAAGATTCAGAGGCGACCTGTCAAAAAGCAGGCGCTAAACTGTAGTTTTTGCTTATCAATGGAAATCTTAGTGTCGACGTTCTCCACCTATATAAACAGCAAGCGCCATGGCATCGTAGTGCTTGCACTATTTGCCGTGGGTATCAGCCTTATCTCATTACTGGCAGGTCCCTTCAATCTATTATCACATCCTAGTGACTTTGAGGGGCAACTTCTTACTTACCTAACCTATTCTGCAGGTAGTGAAGGATTTTTGGTAACCCTAGCCGTGTTCACTCTAGGCATGTTTTTAACCTCTGATCGTAAAGGCCATTTTATTAAGCTGTGTGTCTGTTTTGGGGTGCTATTGGTATTATGTTTTGCAGGTAAAACCGGCCTTAAAAAACTGACGCAAAGTCCACGTCCATATACTGAAACCCTAGTACAGTTAAAGTTGGTTGACTCAGCGCAAGACTTCTATGCTCATGACAAATATGCCCAAAATGCATTAGTTATGTCAGCTAAAGACGAGGTTTCACCATATCGAATTAACCACTGGAAACACGAGACAGATTACTCATTCCCTTCCGGACACACCGTATTTGTCGCAGTATGTTTGGCCTTTTTTGGAGGCCTGGCGGCTGTTCAAAAACGATATACCATCACAGGTTTGATGTTGGTGTGGGCACTTGGAGTTGCGTATAGCAGGCTATGGCTTGGGATGCATCGCCCGGAAGATCTCTTTGGTTCGATGGCATTTGTGGCATTACTGTATCTAATCATACCCATACCGAAAGCCAAATAGATACCCGCATTTATGAATAACCCATATACAAAAATAGATGGCTGTATATGGGTTTAACTTGTTGTCTTATATCACTATTTATACAGGCTAAATTTCTTAGTAAACTCGCGCAGTGTTTGCGTATCACCAAATAGACAGATCCCAAGATATTCAAGATCAGCCTCTGCGGTTTCTCTAGTGCGCTGCTGCTGGGCCAATGAGCCCCCTTCAATCATAGTGTTGGTAAAATCGGTAAACGTAATCCCGCGATTTAACGCCTCTTCTCTTACCTTACGTATCTTGTTCGAGTTATCGCCCTTTAACACAATGAAGGGATAGTGAGACATATTTGGATGGCAACTGCCGTCTGCGTCTATGTAATCCACATATTGTGTCGCGGTACTGTCCAATTTATTTGAAAGGGCAACACTGAGGTGCCCAAGTACATTAAAACTGCGCCCGATATCCATTTTTTTACTGAGTACGGCAATATAGCGTTTTTGATTTTCATCAGGTAATTGGGTCACGGTTAATCCTTATCGACAATAGTTGGACATAATCACTCACAGGATTTGCTGATATAACAACCCCCTATGACTTTCTATAGTCATTTAATACTAAAGATTTTCTTGGTCCGCAACTCAATATCACATTGCATAGATGGTATTGAGGCCATAAATGTGAGTTAAAAAAACGAATCCTATAGCAAAACATCCCTAGCACGCAGTTTGTTATTGATGTATTTAGAAAAACCGCGCAAAATGGCCACCTTTCAAATCTAATGCACGTAGTGGTCAATAATCAACTACGCTCCTATTAGTCTTTAGGCACTATTCGCCTCCATCATAATTTAAAGAGAATCTATGAGTTTTGACTCCCTTGGTCTATCCCAACCTATCCTCCGTGCTGTTGAGAGCTTAGGCTACACAACTGCATCTCCTATCCAGGAAAAAGCAATCCCTGCGGTCATTGAAGGCAGAGATGTCATGGCTGCTGCACAAACAGGAACGGGAAAGACCGCTGGCTTTACACTGCCATTGCTTGAAAACCTCAGCAAGGGTTCAAAACCACGTGCAAACCATGTTCGCTCTCTGGTATTAACTCCAACTCGTGAACTGGCAGCTCAGATCCAAGACAGTGTGGTTAAATATGGTGCTAACCTGCCGTTAACCTCCCATGTGGTATTTGGTGGCGTTAAGATTAACCCGCAAATGCAAAATTTACGCAAAGGGTGTGATGTATTGGTTGCCACTCCTGGCCGCCTATTGGATCTATACAATCAAAATGCGGTTAAGTTTTCACAGTTAGAGATTTTAGTACTCGATGAAGCTGACCGCATGCTGGACATGGGCTTTTATCGCGACATAAAACGTATCCTAGATCTGTTGCCTAAAAAACGTCAGAACCTACTGTTTTCTGCCACCTTCTCTAATGAAATCCGCGATCTCGCCCGCGGGTTAGTTAACAATCCAGTAGAAGTCTCGGTAAACCCACCCAACTCAACCACTAATCTGGTTGAGCAGAGCGTTTATGTAGCAGACAAGGGTCAAAAGCCCGCAATCCTAGCTAAGTTAATCGAACAAAATAATTGGCAACAGGTATTGGTGTTTAGCAAAACTAAGCATGGCGCAAACCGTCTGGCACGTTTTTTGGAAGAGCGAGACATCTCTGCTCTACCGATCCACGGGAATAAGAGCCAAGGTGCACGCACTAAGGCACTCGAAGGCTTTAAAACTGGAAAGATCCGAGTATTAGTTGCCACCGATATTGCCGCTCGTGGGCTTGATATCCCTCAGCTGCCACAGGTTGTAAACTTCGACCTTCCACACGTATCAGAAGACTACGTACACCGCATTGGACGCACCGGACGTGCCGGAGAGACAGGCAAAGCCTACTCTTTAGTCTGCGCGGATGAAGCAAAAGAATTATTTTCAATAGAAAGGCTTATCGGGAAGCTTATTGAACGACATGAATTGGAAGGATTTAAGCCAGTAAATGAAGTGCCAGAATCTAGGCTTGATACTCGCCCAATAAAGCCGAATAAACCGAAAAAAGCCAAAACGGGCCATCAAGACGGGCAACGTTCAGGTGGCAACTCTAGCGGAAACAAGCCAGCAAACAAGAACAAACGCCACTCAATAAAACCTGGCGCCGGTAGAAGCCCGTCGGGCAGCAAAGAGGGTAACGCCTCATCAGCTCCAAGTAGACCAAGTCGTCGACCACGACGTACTGCTAAGCCTACCGGACCTAAGTCCTAGGTTTTAAGTTTTAGGAGATTGGCGTCGGATATAACGATTTGACACATTCTGCTTTGGTAATTCAGGCACCTGTTTCGTTTCATGATACAGGTGCCTTATTGCTAGCACAGGATGTTTAAGTAGCATTCTAGGCCCCGCGTACACCATTACTTCGCGCATCATCCGCTTCTGCTCTGGTTTGTAGCAATGCACCGGACATTTGTTACAGGTTGGTTTTTGTTGGCCAAAGACACATCGATCTAATCGAGTTTTTGCATATTCCTTTAAGTCGCTGCACTGCGCACACAATCCGTGAATCGTATTATGATGATTTCGACAATAGATCGATATCATTGCGCTCACCGTCTTAAATTCAGTAACGAGTTTACCTTGTAAAACATCAGAATTAGTTTTTTTGGCTTGCACCTTGGCCCCCTTTTATAAGTTGCATTTAGTTTACATTATAACGCCATCAATGTGCACCCTAGTCACTGACTCCCTGAAATATCACCTCCCTATAAGATAATTACACCTAAATATTTCCTATACTCAAGTAGTTACCATTTTATCCCATTCCACTTTTGTGCATAATCGGATATGGTAAAGAATATGCAACACAACGAATATATCTAGGATTTGAGGTACTCATGCTAAAAAGGACTTTGGTAGCGTCTGCAGTTATTTTCTCTCAGTGGGCCTTTGCAAATACCATCGAAACCAATGTTTTGGTCGGCTTTGGACAAGCAAAGCATCCCAATGGGTTTCAACACCTTGACTATGTTAACCCAAGCGCCCCTAAAAGGGGCCATATTACCTATGGAGCAATCGGTACTTTTGATAGCTTTAATCGCTACGGTTCGCGTGGTAAGCCCGGTTCAATGACCGGTGAAATCTACGATACTCTCATGTTCTCACCTAGCGATGAAATCAATACTTCCTATCCACTTATTGCCCAAAATATTCGCCATGCGGACGACTTTAGCTGGATGGAAATCGATATTAATCCCAGTGCAAAGTTTCATGATGGGGTCTCAATCACAGCCCAAGACGTTGAATTTACCTTCAAAAAGTTTTTGGCTCAAGGCGTTCCCCAGTACCGCACCTATTATAAAAAAGTGAAATCAGTCACCGCAATATCAAAGCGTACTGCGCGCATAGAAATGAATCAACCCGACAAAGACGTGCTGTTTTCTCTTGCACAAGGCATGGCGGTATTACCGCAACATTTTTGGAAAGACAAAGACCTTAGTCAGCCCCTGTCACACCCTCCTATTGGCAGTGGTCCCTATAAGATCACCGACTTTAAAGCGGGGCAAAGCATCACCTATTCCCGCGTTAAAGATTACTGGGCAGCGTCACTTCCAGTCAATGTTGGGCGACACAACTTTGATAGTATCTCCTACGACTATTATCGCGATGATACCGTTATGCTTGAGGCATTTAAGGCTGGAGAATATGACCTACGCCAAGAAGGCACGGCCAAATTCTGGGCCACTGCGTACACAGGATCTAACTTTGATAAAGGGTTTATCAAAAAAGAAGAGATAGAGCATCAAATCCCCCAAAGCATGCAGGGGTTTATTTTCAATACCGAGCGTGCGGTATTTCAAGACCCTAAAGTGCGGGAGGCGTTAACCTATGCGTTAGATTTTGAATGGATGAACAAAAATATGTTCTACCAACAATATCAGCGTACTAATA
Coding sequences:
- a CDS encoding helix-turn-helix transcriptional regulator — protein: MFQLSKKLCKSVISQYEPKSQWRDRVFLSEECKERFLTTSDIPELAESGYFMAGLAELENGYEVEREGVGVHTLLMTLEGGGLLTTANSVIELLPYSLILLPAKMPFRFELHPQQTRWKMAWVLLDNVPKWRDIVSIGQTVLPFQASEQVWSLMNLLHLEVGGRPSYRRLLISEMSRILAGIQAKPFSSSIRVQTLFNDIESQLHLNWRVELIAQRCFLSKEQLNRVCKSLYGVSPRSRLIQLRMEKAVDLLKYEDWTVSMIARRLGYQDPHNFTHRFSKHFGCSPREYRKRMQA
- a CDS encoding MATE family efflux transporter, producing the protein MNLHFSKATQHAIPNGFMGKVTRLAVPVAIQSALVAILQLADVLMVSDFGKEATASVGIATKWHFVIIMISAGIASANGILVAQYWGKKDTDSAKTVTYLALKYGAYLMLPLTLLIVLGSDTIMLLQTSDTEVIRLGSTYIWYSIPVLMLTHCVVIAESSLRSSGNAMLPLILGGATALINICLNFWLIKGGLGIEPMGVAGAALATTIARLFQVLAIAVALYKMKHWTLSANFLPNPQRLTRSFAKLAVPSTANTIIWAFGTLTYQVIFGHMGTTELAVFSMMGPFEGLCYSAFFGIAVACSVLVGQSLGDDQFAQAESMANWFIKTIFICSVALAIILLIFKQHVLSALHLTSDELYPLASPAMAIFAILLAVRMTNMLIIIGILRAGGENTFCLRMDFIAMWLVGIPFLAIGAFLLNLPFEYVYGLMLTEEIVKFGLCFTRFLKRKWVKNLTLTPA
- a CDS encoding phosphatase PAP2 family protein — encoded protein: MSTFSTYINSKRHGIVVLALFAVGISLISLLAGPFNLLSHPSDFEGQLLTYLTYSAGSEGFLVTLAVFTLGMFLTSDRKGHFIKLCVCFGVLLVLCFAGKTGLKKLTQSPRPYTETLVQLKLVDSAQDFYAHDKYAQNALVMSAKDEVSPYRINHWKHETDYSFPSGHTVFVAVCLAFFGGLAAVQKRYTITGLMLVWALGVAYSRLWLGMHRPEDLFGSMAFVALLYLIIPIPKAK
- a CDS encoding DUF2000 domain-containing protein, encoding MTQLPDENQKRYIAVLSKKMDIGRSFNVLGHLSVALSNKLDSTATQYVDYIDADGSCHPNMSHYPFIVLKGDNSNKIRKVREEALNRGITFTDFTNTMIEGGSLAQQQRTRETAEADLEYLGICLFGDTQTLREFTKKFSLYK
- a CDS encoding DEAD/DEAH box helicase — protein: MSFDSLGLSQPILRAVESLGYTTASPIQEKAIPAVIEGRDVMAAAQTGTGKTAGFTLPLLENLSKGSKPRANHVRSLVLTPTRELAAQIQDSVVKYGANLPLTSHVVFGGVKINPQMQNLRKGCDVLVATPGRLLDLYNQNAVKFSQLEILVLDEADRMLDMGFYRDIKRILDLLPKKRQNLLFSATFSNEIRDLARGLVNNPVEVSVNPPNSTTNLVEQSVYVADKGQKPAILAKLIEQNNWQQVLVFSKTKHGANRLARFLEERDISALPIHGNKSQGARTKALEGFKTGKIRVLVATDIAARGLDIPQLPQVVNFDLPHVSEDYVHRIGRTGRAGETGKAYSLVCADEAKELFSIERLIGKLIERHELEGFKPVNEVPESRLDTRPIKPNKPKKAKTGHQDGQRSGGNSSGNKPANKNKRHSIKPGAGRSPSGSKEGNASSAPSRPSRRPRRTAKPTGPKS
- a CDS encoding nitrous oxide-stimulated promoter family protein, giving the protein MISIYCRNHHNTIHGLCAQCSDLKEYAKTRLDRCVFGQQKPTCNKCPVHCYKPEQKRMMREVMVYAGPRMLLKHPVLAIRHLYHETKQVPELPKQNVSNRYIRRQSPKT
- a CDS encoding extracellular solute-binding protein, whose translation is MLKRTLVASAVIFSQWAFANTIETNVLVGFGQAKHPNGFQHLDYVNPSAPKRGHITYGAIGTFDSFNRYGSRGKPGSMTGEIYDTLMFSPSDEINTSYPLIAQNIRHADDFSWMEIDINPSAKFHDGVSITAQDVEFTFKKFLAQGVPQYRTYYKKVKSVTAISKRTARIEMNQPDKDVLFSLAQGMAVLPQHFWKDKDLSQPLSHPPIGSGPYKITDFKAGQSITYSRVKDYWAASLPVNVGRHNFDSISYDYYRDDTVMLEAFKAGEYDLRQEGTAKFWATAYTGSNFDKGFIKKEEIEHQIPQSMQGFIFNTERAVFQDPKVREALTYALDFEWMNKNMFYQQYQRTNSYFQNTAYQAQGMPSATEIEILTPIKAQIPERVFGPAYKAPHSDGSGRIRSQMRTAIKILNSAGWETKNGVMTHVETGKPLEFELMAFSPTTERIAEPLKKNLSRMGISMKIRTVDTTQYLKRWHERDYDMIFRSYSANAYPSPSLKIVWHSQFIDSTYNQAGVRSKAIDYLTEQIDQHQQDPEMLKALAPALDRVLTWNFYAIPAWHSSTFRVASWDKFARPDTRPEYDLGLDTWWIDTDKAQKLPVKRR